A genome region from Schistocerca americana isolate TAMUIC-IGC-003095 chromosome 1, iqSchAmer2.1, whole genome shotgun sequence includes the following:
- the LOC124545335 gene encoding PC4 and SFRS1-interacting protein-like, whose amino-acid sequence MKTFHPGDKVFAKVRGYPPWPARVENVVASTPNNVKYNVFFYGTAETAVCKVEDLFLYYENKEKYGKPIKRKGFAQALAQIEGREPPPPNMPGSIPTTQSADGESEGEGDLVIDEAPRTSVSKPLVPDTAEDKKRPVKRKRVTEIGPDEQETKRTKRQSTSGNRKSMNKEPLRTPETVGIQPSPQRAEIVSRSGRKIKPKKFADDDDAAAAAALEEGAIQTTILAADEGSSQEQKPSVKIEKSSADIEGGAKELKKTLRKNQSVRANAPSGQAVCIHINTDEEKALEGALKLKDLIEAGDIIPKTMQMYLKEESENTHGQLLIERRKSKIKWLKTELRLAQLDGAIKGCLGLLSADPDKCLQHLDELAGLSIDPLMLLKQPSLVETIRRLRHYVGNVDKWNFSEQQKAQFYPKTATIRNKAAYIYSQFKSLFTVPDNQSFWSSFTERKLKFQKVTTAFPRECVHSFIQDSK is encoded by the coding sequence ATGAAAACCTTTCATCCTGGAGACAAGGTTTTTGCAAAAGTTCGCGGATACCCACCGTGGCCTGCAAGAGTGGAAAATGTAGTAGCGTCAACTCCCAATAATGTGAAATATAATGTTTTCTTTTATGGTACTGCAGAAACAGCGGTTTGTAAAGTTGAAGACCTGTTTTTGTAttacgaaaacaaagaaaaatatggaaaaccaaTAAAGCGCAAAGGTTTTGCCCAGGCGTTAGCACAGATTGAGGGAAGAGAACCTCCGCCTCCAAATATGCCGGGTAGTATTCCAACTACACAAAGTGCAGATGGTGAAAGTGAAGGTGAAGGAGACTTGGTCATTGATGAAGCACCGAGAACTTCTGTTTCAAAGCCATTAGTGCCTGATACTGCAGAGGACAAGAAGCGTCCCGTGAAGCGTAAACGTGTGACTGAAATTGGTCCTGatgaacaggaaacaaaacgaaCAAAGCGTCAGAGTACTTCAGGTAACCGGAAGTCTATGAACAAAGAACCTTTGCGCACTCCAGAGACTGTCGGAATACAGCCTTCTCCACAGAGAGCAGAGATTGTAAGTAGATCTGGCCGTAAAATTAAGCCAAAAAAGTTTGCAGATGATGACgacgctgctgcagctgctgcattaGAAGAAGGTGCCATTCAAACCACCATACTTGCTGCTGACGAAGGATCTTCTCAAGAACAAAAACCTTCAGTGAAAATTGAGAAAAGTTCTGCAGACATAGAAGGTGGTGCAAAAGAGCTTAAGAAAACTCTGCGAAAGAACCAGTCGGTGAGGGCAAATGCTCCATCAGGTCAAGCTGTTTGCATCCATATAAATACAGATGAAGAGAAAGCTCTTGAAGGTGCCCTTAAATTGAAGGATTTAATAGAAGCAGGTGATATTATTCCAAAAACTATGCAAATGTACCTTAAAGAAGAATCAGAAAATACACATGGCCAACTGTTAATTGAACGTCGGAAGAGTAAAATTAAATGGCTCAAAACAGAACTTCGCTTGGCACAGCTTGATGGTGCAATAAAAGGCTGTCTAGGTTTATTGAGTGCAGATCCTGACAAATGTTTGCAACATTTAGATGAACTCGCTGGTCTGTCTATTGATCCCTTGATGCTCCTCAAGCAACCGAGCTTAGTAGAAACCATCAGGAGGCTTCGTCATTATGTAGGAAATGTAGACAAGTGGAATTTCTCAGAGCAACAAAAGGCACAGTTCTATCCCAAGACAGCCACAATAAGAAATAAAGCAGCCTACATTTACAGCCAGTTTAAATCACTTTTTACTGTTCCCGATAATCAGTCATTTTGGAGTTCTTTTACAGAACGCAAACTAAAATTCCAGAAGGTTACAACAGCATTCCCTAGAGAGTGTGTCCATTCCTTCATTCAGGATTCAAAATAA